A part of Rhinolophus ferrumequinum isolate MPI-CBG mRhiFer1 chromosome 11, mRhiFer1_v1.p, whole genome shotgun sequence genomic DNA contains:
- the IFT46 gene encoding intraflagellar transport protein 46 homolog isoform X1, which produces MADNSSDEYEEENNKVLSECMLQVPSHRGKDMDPVPTASASPKHHQTPSHGLERVGWYIENQKLRKGKKASQLTSQRGFSENDDDDDDDDDDDDSSETDSDEEDDEVHGAPLEGAYDPADYEHLPVSSEVKDLFQYISRYTPQLIELDHKLKPFIPDFIPAVGDIDAFLKVPRPDGKPDNLGLLVLDEPSTKQSDPTVLSLWLTENSKQHNITQHMKVKSLEDAEKNPKAIDTWIESISELHRSKPPATVHYTRPMPDIDMLMQEWSPEFEELLGKVSLPTAEIDCSLAKYVDMICAILDIPIYKSRIQSLHLLFSLYSEFKNSQHFKALAEGKKAFTPPSNSTSQAGDAETLTFS; this is translated from the exons ATGGCTGATAACAGCAGTGATGagtatgaagaagaaaataacaag GTCCTAAGTGAGTGCATGCTACAGGTTCCAAGCCACAGAGGCAAAGACATGGACCCCGTCCCAACTGCCTCTGCAAGCCCCAAGCATCACCAGACCCCTTCTCATGGACTTGAGAGGGTGGGATGGTACATAGAAAACCAGAAACTCAGAAAG GGGAAGAAGGCCTCACAGCTGACATCTCAACGGGGCTTCAgtgaaaatgatgatgatgacgatgacgatgatgacgacgacgactCATCTGAAACTGATTCTGATGAAGAGGATGATGAAGTGCACGGAGCCCCTCTGGAAGG GGCGTATGATCCTGCAGATTATGAGCATTTGCCAGTTTCATCTGAGGTGAAAGACCTCTTCCAATATATCAGTAG GTATACACCTCAGTTGATTGAGCTGGACCACAAACTGAAacctttcattcctgattttatccCAGCTGTCGGGGATATTGATGCATTCTTAAAG GTCCCACGTCCTGATGGAAAGCCTGACAACCTTGGTCTATTGGTATTGGATGAGCCTTCTACAAAGCAGTCAGACCCTACTGTGCTCTCACTCTGGTTAACAGAGAATTCCAAACAACACAACATCACA caacatATGAAAGTAAAGAGCCTGGAAGATGCAGAAAAGAATCCCAAAGCCATTGACACATGGATTGAGAGCATCTCTGAGTTACATCGTTCTAAGCCCCCTGCGACTGTGCACTATACCAG GCCCATGCCTGATATTGACATGCTGATGCAGGAATGGTCCCCAGAGTTTGAAGAGCTTTTGGGCAAG GTGAGCCTGCCCACGGCAGAGATTGATTGCAGCCTGGCAAAGTATGTTGACATGATCTGTG CCATCCTAGACATCCCTATCTACAAGAGTCGGATTCAGTCCCTCCACCTGCTCTTTTCCCTCTACTCGGAATTCAAGAACTCACAG CATTTTAAAGCTCTAGCTGAAGGCAAGAAAGCATTCACCCCTCCATCCAACTCTACCTCCCAAGCTGGAGATGCAGAGACTTTAACCTTCAGCTGA
- the IFT46 gene encoding intraflagellar transport protein 46 homolog isoform X6, which produces MADNSSDEYEEENNKGKKASQLTSQRGFSENDDDDDDDDDDDDSSETDSDEEDDEVHGAPLEGAYDPADYEHLPVSSEVKDLFQYISRYTPQLIELDHKLKPFIPDFIPAVGDIDAFLKVPRPDGKPDNLGLLVLDEPSTKQSDPTVLSLWLTENSKQHNITQHMKVKSLEDAEKNPKAIDTWIESISELHRSKPPATVHYTRPMPDIDMLMQEWSPEFEELLGKVSLPTAEIDCSLAKYVDMICAILDIPIYKSRIQSLHLLFSLYSEFKNSQHFKALAEGKKAFTPPSNSTSQAGDAETLTFS; this is translated from the exons ATGGCTGATAACAGCAGTGATGagtatgaagaagaaaataacaag GGGAAGAAGGCCTCACAGCTGACATCTCAACGGGGCTTCAgtgaaaatgatgatgatgacgatgacgatgatgacgacgacgactCATCTGAAACTGATTCTGATGAAGAGGATGATGAAGTGCACGGAGCCCCTCTGGAAGG GGCGTATGATCCTGCAGATTATGAGCATTTGCCAGTTTCATCTGAGGTGAAAGACCTCTTCCAATATATCAGTAG GTATACACCTCAGTTGATTGAGCTGGACCACAAACTGAAacctttcattcctgattttatccCAGCTGTCGGGGATATTGATGCATTCTTAAAG GTCCCACGTCCTGATGGAAAGCCTGACAACCTTGGTCTATTGGTATTGGATGAGCCTTCTACAAAGCAGTCAGACCCTACTGTGCTCTCACTCTGGTTAACAGAGAATTCCAAACAACACAACATCACA caacatATGAAAGTAAAGAGCCTGGAAGATGCAGAAAAGAATCCCAAAGCCATTGACACATGGATTGAGAGCATCTCTGAGTTACATCGTTCTAAGCCCCCTGCGACTGTGCACTATACCAG GCCCATGCCTGATATTGACATGCTGATGCAGGAATGGTCCCCAGAGTTTGAAGAGCTTTTGGGCAAG GTGAGCCTGCCCACGGCAGAGATTGATTGCAGCCTGGCAAAGTATGTTGACATGATCTGTG CCATCCTAGACATCCCTATCTACAAGAGTCGGATTCAGTCCCTCCACCTGCTCTTTTCCCTCTACTCGGAATTCAAGAACTCACAG CATTTTAAAGCTCTAGCTGAAGGCAAGAAAGCATTCACCCCTCCATCCAACTCTACCTCCCAAGCTGGAGATGCAGAGACTTTAACCTTCAGCTGA
- the IFT46 gene encoding intraflagellar transport protein 46 homolog isoform X2 has protein sequence MADNSSDEYEEENNKVPSHRGKDMDPVPTASASPKHHQTPSHGLERVGWYIENQKLRKGKKASQLTSQRGFSENDDDDDDDDDDDDSSETDSDEEDDEVHGAPLEGAYDPADYEHLPVSSEVKDLFQYISRYTPQLIELDHKLKPFIPDFIPAVGDIDAFLKVPRPDGKPDNLGLLVLDEPSTKQSDPTVLSLWLTENSKQHNITQHMKVKSLEDAEKNPKAIDTWIESISELHRSKPPATVHYTRPMPDIDMLMQEWSPEFEELLGKVSLPTAEIDCSLAKYVDMICAILDIPIYKSRIQSLHLLFSLYSEFKNSQHFKALAEGKKAFTPPSNSTSQAGDAETLTFS, from the exons ATGGCTGATAACAGCAGTGATGagtatgaagaagaaaataacaag GTTCCAAGCCACAGAGGCAAAGACATGGACCCCGTCCCAACTGCCTCTGCAAGCCCCAAGCATCACCAGACCCCTTCTCATGGACTTGAGAGGGTGGGATGGTACATAGAAAACCAGAAACTCAGAAAG GGGAAGAAGGCCTCACAGCTGACATCTCAACGGGGCTTCAgtgaaaatgatgatgatgacgatgacgatgatgacgacgacgactCATCTGAAACTGATTCTGATGAAGAGGATGATGAAGTGCACGGAGCCCCTCTGGAAGG GGCGTATGATCCTGCAGATTATGAGCATTTGCCAGTTTCATCTGAGGTGAAAGACCTCTTCCAATATATCAGTAG GTATACACCTCAGTTGATTGAGCTGGACCACAAACTGAAacctttcattcctgattttatccCAGCTGTCGGGGATATTGATGCATTCTTAAAG GTCCCACGTCCTGATGGAAAGCCTGACAACCTTGGTCTATTGGTATTGGATGAGCCTTCTACAAAGCAGTCAGACCCTACTGTGCTCTCACTCTGGTTAACAGAGAATTCCAAACAACACAACATCACA caacatATGAAAGTAAAGAGCCTGGAAGATGCAGAAAAGAATCCCAAAGCCATTGACACATGGATTGAGAGCATCTCTGAGTTACATCGTTCTAAGCCCCCTGCGACTGTGCACTATACCAG GCCCATGCCTGATATTGACATGCTGATGCAGGAATGGTCCCCAGAGTTTGAAGAGCTTTTGGGCAAG GTGAGCCTGCCCACGGCAGAGATTGATTGCAGCCTGGCAAAGTATGTTGACATGATCTGTG CCATCCTAGACATCCCTATCTACAAGAGTCGGATTCAGTCCCTCCACCTGCTCTTTTCCCTCTACTCGGAATTCAAGAACTCACAG CATTTTAAAGCTCTAGCTGAAGGCAAGAAAGCATTCACCCCTCCATCCAACTCTACCTCCCAAGCTGGAGATGCAGAGACTTTAACCTTCAGCTGA
- the IFT46 gene encoding intraflagellar transport protein 46 homolog isoform X4 produces MADNSSDEYEEENNKVLSECMLQVPSHRGKDMDPVPTASASPKHHQTPSHGLERVGWYIENQKLRKGKKASQLTSQRGFSENDDDDDDDDDDDDSSETDSDEEDDEVHGAPLEGAYDPADYEHLPVSSEVKDLFQYISRYTPQLIELDHKLKPFIPDFIPAVGDIDAFLKVPRPDGKPDNLGLLVLDEPSTKQSDPTVLSLWLTENSKQHNITQHMKVKSLEDAEKNPKAIDTWIESISELHRSKPPATVHYTRPMPDIDMLMQEWSPEFEELLGKVSLPTAEIDCSLAKYVDMICVLDFSHPRHPYLQESDSVPPPALFPLLGIQELTAF; encoded by the exons ATGGCTGATAACAGCAGTGATGagtatgaagaagaaaataacaag GTCCTAAGTGAGTGCATGCTACAGGTTCCAAGCCACAGAGGCAAAGACATGGACCCCGTCCCAACTGCCTCTGCAAGCCCCAAGCATCACCAGACCCCTTCTCATGGACTTGAGAGGGTGGGATGGTACATAGAAAACCAGAAACTCAGAAAG GGGAAGAAGGCCTCACAGCTGACATCTCAACGGGGCTTCAgtgaaaatgatgatgatgacgatgacgatgatgacgacgacgactCATCTGAAACTGATTCTGATGAAGAGGATGATGAAGTGCACGGAGCCCCTCTGGAAGG GGCGTATGATCCTGCAGATTATGAGCATTTGCCAGTTTCATCTGAGGTGAAAGACCTCTTCCAATATATCAGTAG GTATACACCTCAGTTGATTGAGCTGGACCACAAACTGAAacctttcattcctgattttatccCAGCTGTCGGGGATATTGATGCATTCTTAAAG GTCCCACGTCCTGATGGAAAGCCTGACAACCTTGGTCTATTGGTATTGGATGAGCCTTCTACAAAGCAGTCAGACCCTACTGTGCTCTCACTCTGGTTAACAGAGAATTCCAAACAACACAACATCACA caacatATGAAAGTAAAGAGCCTGGAAGATGCAGAAAAGAATCCCAAAGCCATTGACACATGGATTGAGAGCATCTCTGAGTTACATCGTTCTAAGCCCCCTGCGACTGTGCACTATACCAG GCCCATGCCTGATATTGACATGCTGATGCAGGAATGGTCCCCAGAGTTTGAAGAGCTTTTGGGCAAG GTGAGCCTGCCCACGGCAGAGATTGATTGCAGCCTGGCAAAGTATGTTGACATGATCTGTG TTCTTGATTTCAGCCATCCTAGACATCCCTATCTACAAGAGTCGGATTCAGTCCCTCCACCTGCTCTTTTCCCTCTACTCGGAATTCAAGAACTCACAG CATTTTAA
- the IFT46 gene encoding intraflagellar transport protein 46 homolog isoform X5, whose translation MADNSSDEYEEENNKVLSECMLQVPSHRGKDMDPVPTASASPKHHQTPSHGLERVGWYIENQKLRKGKKASQLTSQRGFSENDDDDDDDDDDDDSSETDSDEEDDEVHGAPLEGAYDPADYEHLPVSSEVKDLFQYISRYTPQLIELDHKLKPFIPDFIPAVGDIDAFLKVPRPDGKPDNLGLLVLDEPSTKQSDPTVLSLWLTENSKQHNITQHMKVKSLEDAEKNPKAIDTWIESISELHRSKPPATVHYTRPMPDIDMLMQEWSPEFEELLGKVSLPTAEIDCSLANHPRHPYLQESDSVPPPALFPLLGIQELTAF comes from the exons ATGGCTGATAACAGCAGTGATGagtatgaagaagaaaataacaag GTCCTAAGTGAGTGCATGCTACAGGTTCCAAGCCACAGAGGCAAAGACATGGACCCCGTCCCAACTGCCTCTGCAAGCCCCAAGCATCACCAGACCCCTTCTCATGGACTTGAGAGGGTGGGATGGTACATAGAAAACCAGAAACTCAGAAAG GGGAAGAAGGCCTCACAGCTGACATCTCAACGGGGCTTCAgtgaaaatgatgatgatgacgatgacgatgatgacgacgacgactCATCTGAAACTGATTCTGATGAAGAGGATGATGAAGTGCACGGAGCCCCTCTGGAAGG GGCGTATGATCCTGCAGATTATGAGCATTTGCCAGTTTCATCTGAGGTGAAAGACCTCTTCCAATATATCAGTAG GTATACACCTCAGTTGATTGAGCTGGACCACAAACTGAAacctttcattcctgattttatccCAGCTGTCGGGGATATTGATGCATTCTTAAAG GTCCCACGTCCTGATGGAAAGCCTGACAACCTTGGTCTATTGGTATTGGATGAGCCTTCTACAAAGCAGTCAGACCCTACTGTGCTCTCACTCTGGTTAACAGAGAATTCCAAACAACACAACATCACA caacatATGAAAGTAAAGAGCCTGGAAGATGCAGAAAAGAATCCCAAAGCCATTGACACATGGATTGAGAGCATCTCTGAGTTACATCGTTCTAAGCCCCCTGCGACTGTGCACTATACCAG GCCCATGCCTGATATTGACATGCTGATGCAGGAATGGTCCCCAGAGTTTGAAGAGCTTTTGGGCAAG GTGAGCCTGCCCACGGCAGAGATTGATTGCAGCCTGGCAAA CCATCCTAGACATCCCTATCTACAAGAGTCGGATTCAGTCCCTCCACCTGCTCTTTTCCCTCTACTCGGAATTCAAGAACTCACAG CATTTTAA
- the IFT46 gene encoding intraflagellar transport protein 46 homolog isoform X3: MADNSSDEYEEENNKVLSECMLQVPSHRGKDMDPVPTASASPKHHQTPSHGLERVGWYIENQKLRKGKKASQLTSQRGFSENDDDDDDDDDDDDSSETDSDEEDDEVHGAPLEGAYDPADYEHLPVSSEVKDLFQYISRYTPQLIELDHKLKPFIPDFIPAVGDIDAFLKVPRPDGKPDNLGLLVLDEPSTKQSDPTVLSLWLTENSKQHNITQHMKVKSLEDAEKNPKAIDTWIESISELHRSKPPATVHYTRPMPDIDMLMQEWSPEFEELLGKVSLPTAEIDCSLAKYVDMICGVLDFSHPRHPYLQESDSVPPPALFPLLGIQELTAF, from the exons ATGGCTGATAACAGCAGTGATGagtatgaagaagaaaataacaag GTCCTAAGTGAGTGCATGCTACAGGTTCCAAGCCACAGAGGCAAAGACATGGACCCCGTCCCAACTGCCTCTGCAAGCCCCAAGCATCACCAGACCCCTTCTCATGGACTTGAGAGGGTGGGATGGTACATAGAAAACCAGAAACTCAGAAAG GGGAAGAAGGCCTCACAGCTGACATCTCAACGGGGCTTCAgtgaaaatgatgatgatgacgatgacgatgatgacgacgacgactCATCTGAAACTGATTCTGATGAAGAGGATGATGAAGTGCACGGAGCCCCTCTGGAAGG GGCGTATGATCCTGCAGATTATGAGCATTTGCCAGTTTCATCTGAGGTGAAAGACCTCTTCCAATATATCAGTAG GTATACACCTCAGTTGATTGAGCTGGACCACAAACTGAAacctttcattcctgattttatccCAGCTGTCGGGGATATTGATGCATTCTTAAAG GTCCCACGTCCTGATGGAAAGCCTGACAACCTTGGTCTATTGGTATTGGATGAGCCTTCTACAAAGCAGTCAGACCCTACTGTGCTCTCACTCTGGTTAACAGAGAATTCCAAACAACACAACATCACA caacatATGAAAGTAAAGAGCCTGGAAGATGCAGAAAAGAATCCCAAAGCCATTGACACATGGATTGAGAGCATCTCTGAGTTACATCGTTCTAAGCCCCCTGCGACTGTGCACTATACCAG GCCCATGCCTGATATTGACATGCTGATGCAGGAATGGTCCCCAGAGTTTGAAGAGCTTTTGGGCAAG GTGAGCCTGCCCACGGCAGAGATTGATTGCAGCCTGGCAAAGTATGTTGACATGATCTGTG GAGTTCTTGATTTCAGCCATCCTAGACATCCCTATCTACAAGAGTCGGATTCAGTCCCTCCACCTGCTCTTTTCCCTCTACTCGGAATTCAAGAACTCACAG CATTTTAA